In the genome of Dioscorea cayenensis subsp. rotundata cultivar TDr96_F1 chromosome 1, TDr96_F1_v2_PseudoChromosome.rev07_lg8_w22 25.fasta, whole genome shotgun sequence, one region contains:
- the LOC120258660 gene encoding ankyrin repeat-containing protein BDA1-like: MDPRLEEACHTGNLGMLHSLLREDKLLLHSLSSITASSDHNPLHIAASLGYTDLANELIIRNPHLASELNPRGFSALHLASANGHLETVKLLISKVGSHLCFLKDKDGRLPIHTVAMKGRIDILEELINVCPESTRVFTYQNESILHIAIQSNSFETLEFLVKKLES; this comes from the coding sequence ATGGACCCAAGATTGGAAGAAGCGTGTCATACTGGAAACCTGGGCATGCTCCACAGCCTCCTCAGAGAAGACAAGCTCCTCCTTCACAGCCTCAGCAGCATCACTGCATCTAGTGATCACAACCCACTCCATATTGCAGCTTCACTTGGATATACTGACTTAGCAAATGAGCTCATAATTAGGAACCCTCATCTTGCTTCAGAACTCAACCCCAGAGGCTTCTCAGCACTGCACTTGGCTTCAGCTAATGGCCACCTCGAAACAGTTAAACTTTTGATCTCAAAGGTTggctctcatctttgttttctgAAAGACAAGGATGGAAGGTTACCAATCCACACCGTAGCCATGAAAGGCAGGATTGACATCTTGGAAGAACTCATCAATGTATGCCCAGAGTCAACAAGAGTATTCACATATCAAAATGAAAGCATCCTCCACATCGCCATTCAGTCCAACTCCTTTGAGACACTTGAGTTCTTAGTGAAGAAGCTGGaaagttga
- the LOC120258671 gene encoding LOW QUALITY PROTEIN: ankyrin repeat-containing protein BDA1-like (The sequence of the model RefSeq protein was modified relative to this genomic sequence to represent the inferred CDS: deleted 2 bases in 1 codon), which translates to MEMEMEMEMQQRYLAKYMDLRLEEACLNGDLDKLRRLLKEDNLMLHRFSSSVTAAIDNPLHMVASLGHTDLANELVIWNPKLALDLNPRGLSALHLASAHGDLEIVKLLISKVGSHLCFLKDKDGRLPIHSASMKGRIEILDQLIKVCPESARALTYQNESILHLAVQFNSFETLEFLVKKLEVDDDIDEILNLKDDKGNTILHHSIARRQLQSVKLLLSKGEKVEVNAMNHKGLTALDVLLDSPSQHGDLTLGEVIRVAGGKVAIELDPHQPSLQAKHIKGMSLVILLIILQEAGDDRAALTLGPNRRLRNNSRLKITTLLALMVVATLIATITFQSGLNPPGGFTQDNGNTTVTNITNSTNSTASSGIAVLGSNLSTFLFFDMIGLFASLSIILVLICVVPRKKKKMMKILVVIMWVSVFSTALAFSAGIYKIFPDSNRKKSNFLLRGWLWILRIFMLCMCLQFVVYMLRKVGWWRKKEGDGLSNIVRRGGCLLWCLRIGVLLITLFLLAFFGFFYYVAFVAWDLNKTT; encoded by the exons atggagatggagatggagatggagatgcaACAAAGATATCTAGCTAAGTATATGGATCTAAGATTAGAAGAAGCCTGCCTTAATGGAGACCTTGACAAGCTCCGAAGGCTCCTCAAAGAAGACAACCTCATGCTTCACAGGTTTAGCAGCAGCGTCACCGCAGCCATTGACAACCCACTCCATATGGTAGCTTCACTTGGACACACTGACTTAGCAAATGAGCTCGTCATTTGGAATCCTAAACTTGCTTTAGACCTTAACCCCAGAGGTCTCTCAGCACTGCATTTGGCTTCAGCTCATGGTGACCTAGAAATAGTTAAACTTTTGATATCAAAGGTGggctctcatctttgttttttgaaaGACAAGGATGGAAGACTACCAATCCACAGTGCATCCATGAAAGGCAGGATTGAAATCTTGGACCAACTGATCAAGGTATGCCCAGAGTCTGCCAGAGCACTGACATATCAAAATGAAAGCATCCTCCACCTCGCTGTTCAGTTCAACTCCTTTGAGACTCTTGAGTTCTTAGTAAAGAAGCTGGAAGTTGATGATGATATTGATGAGATTTTGAACCTCAAAGATGACAAGGGCAATACCATCCTCCACCATTCAATAGCCAGAAGACAACtccag AGTGTGAAGCTGCTGTTAAGCAAAGGAGAGAAGGTGGAAGTGAACGCCATGAACCACAAGGGTTTGACTGCACTTGACGTGCTGCTAGACTCACCAAGCCAGCATGGGGACTTGACGCTCGGTGAAGTGATACGTGTGGCCGGTGGCAAAGTGGCAATCGAACTAGATCCTCACCAACCATCCTTGCAAGCTAAACATATCAAAGGAATGAGTCTAGTAATACTTCTAATAATACTTCAAGAAGCTGGAGACGACCGCGCCGCACTTACTCTAGGCCCCAACAGAAGactaagaaacaactcaaggtTGAAGATAACTACACTCCTGGC ACTAATGGTCGTAGCCACCTTGATAGCCACAATTACCTTTCAGTCAGGATTGAACCCACCGGGTGGATTCACTCAAGATAATGGTAATACCACTGTAACCAACATTACCAACAGTACTAACTCTACAGCTTCTTCAGGGATTGCTGTTCTTGGTTCAAATCTAAGCACATTTTTGTTCTTTGATATGATTGGTCTCTTTGCTTCACTTAGCATCATCCTTGTACTGATATGTGTGGTgccaaggaaaaaaaagaagatgatgaagatacTGGTTGTGATCATGTGGGTTTCTGTCTTCTCAACAGCCCTGGCTTTTTCTGCAGGGATATATAAGATTTTCCCGGACTCTAACCggaaaaaatcaaactttttgCTGAGGGGTTGGTTGTGGATTTTGAGGATCTTCATGTTATGCATGTGTTTGCAGTTTGTTGTGTATATGTTACGGAAGGTGGGTTGGTGGAGAAAGAAGGAAGGAGATGGATTGAGTAACATTGTGAGAAGAGGAGGATGTCTTCTTTGGTGTTTGAGGATTGGAGTACTGTTGATCACACTGTTTCTCTTGGCTTTCTTTGGATTTTTCTACTATGTTGCTTTTGTTGCTTGGGATTTAAACAAGACTACATGA
- the LOC120273128 gene encoding ankyrin repeat-containing protein BDA1-like, whose amino-acid sequence MDPRLEEACHTGNLSMFRSLLHEDKLLLHRFSSSITASIDNPLHIAASLGHTDLANEIIIRNPDLSSDLNPKALSALHLASAHGHLEIVKLLISKVGCHLCYLKDRDGRLAIHIAAMKGRIDILEELIKVCPESAKALTYQHESILHNAVQFNSFEIIEFLIKKLEVDDNINELFNLKDDKGNTILHHAVARRQLQSVKLLLSKGELAEVNTMNHKGLTALDVLLDSPREHGDLTLGEVIRAAGGKIAREMDPQQTFLETNTSRNESSGTTTTPSRSWVRRLFGGRRRTILQRRTKKQAEVKDKFTPGQLMVVAALIATITFQAGLNPPGGFTQDNDNTTATNNNNNSIDRSPPPGVAVLGSKLSIFLLCNLIGLFASFSIILILICTRPSKKKMMMKVLIVFMWVAVFSTALAFSAGIFQIFPDSNPKKLRFFAMSWFLILAIFMSWVFLLVVVYLFRMVGWCRKKEGDKVSNIVRNGGYLLWCTRIGVVMIILLLLAFLVLSYLICLVISFLF is encoded by the exons ATGGATCCAAGACTCGAAGAAGCATGCCATACTGGAAACCTGTCCATGTTTCGTAGCCTTCTCCATGAAGACAAGCTCCTTCTTCACAGGTTCAGCAGCAGCATCACTGCTTCCATTGACAATCCACTCCATATTGCAGCTTCACTTGGGCACACTGACTTAGCAAATGAGATCATCATTAGAAACCCTGATCTTTCTTCAGATCTCAACCCAAAAGCTCTCTCAGCACTTCACTTGGCTTCAGCTCACGGTCACCTAGAAATAGTTAAACTCTTGATCTCAAAGGTTGGTTGTCATCTTTGTTATTTGAAAGACAGGGATGGAAGGTTGGCCATCCACATTGCAGCCATGAAAGGCAGGATTGATATTTTGGAAGAACTCATAAAGGTATGTCCAGAGTCAGCAAAAGCACTGACATATCAACATGAAAGCATCCTCCACAACGCCGTTCAGTTCAACTCCTTTGAAATCATTGAGTTCCTAATCAAGAAGCTTGAAGTTGATGATAATATTAATGAACTTTTCAACCTCAAAGATGACAAGGGCAACACCATCTTACACCATGCAGTAGCCAGAAGACAACTCCAg AGTGTGAAGCTGTTGTTAAGCAAAGGAGAGTTGGCAGAAGTGAACACCATGAACCACAAGGGTTTGACTGCACTTGACGTGCTGCTAGACTCACCGAGAGAGCATGGTGACTTGACACTTGGTGAAGTGATACGCGCGGCCGGTGGCAAAATAGCAAGGGAAATGGATCCTCAGCAAACATTTTTGGAAACCAACACATCAAGAAATGAGTCTAGTGGTACTACTACTACTCCTTCAAGAAGCTGGGTACGCAGACT ATTTGGAGGCCGACGCCGCACTATACTCCAACGAAGGACTAAGAAACAAGCAGAGGTTAAAGATAAGTTCACTCCTGGGCAACTAATGGTTGTGGCCGCCCTGATCGCCACCATTACCTTTCAGGCAGGATTGAACCCTCCTGGTGGATTCACACAAGACAATGATAATACCACTGCaaccaacaataataacaacagtATTGATAGATCACCACCTCCCGGGGTTGCGGTTCTTGGGTCAAAGCTAAGCATCTTTTTGTTGTGCAATTTGATTGGTCTCTTTGCTTCATTTAGCATAATCCTTATACTGATATGCACTCGGCCAAgtaaaaagaagatgatgatgaaggtaCTGATTGTGTTCATGTGGGTTGCTGTCTTCTCCACGGCCCTGGCTTTTTCTGCAGGTATATTCCAGATTTTCCCTGACTCTAACCCGaagaaattaagattttttGCGATGAGTTGGTTTTTAATATTGGCGATCTTCATGTCGTGGGTGTTTTTGTTGGTTGTTGTGTATTTGTTCCGGATGGTGGGTTGGTGTAGAAAGAAGGAAGGAGATAAAGTAAGTAACATTGTGAGAAATGGAGGATATCTACTTTGGTGCACGAGAATTGGAGTAGTGATGATTATACTGTTGCTCTTGGCTTTCCTTGTTCTTTCCTACTTAATATGCCTAGTgatatcttttctattttaa